In Triticum aestivum cultivar Chinese Spring chromosome 5B, IWGSC CS RefSeq v2.1, whole genome shotgun sequence, the following proteins share a genomic window:
- the LOC123110043 gene encoding probable ethylene response sensor 1 translates to MEGCDCIEPCWPTDELLIKYQYISDFFIALAYFSIPLELIYFVKKSSFFPYRWVLIQFGAFIVLCGATHLINLWTFTMHTKTVAIVMTVAKVSTAVVSCATALMLVHIIPDLLSVKTRELFLKKKADELDREMGLIRTQEETGRHVRMLTHEIRSTLDRHTILMTTLVELGRTLGLEECALWMPSRSGSSLQLTHTLRHPIPGGSSVQINLPVVNQVFSSNRAIIVPHTSPLARIRPVQGRYVPPEVAAVRVPLLHLSNFQINDWPELSAKSYAIMVLMLPSDSARKWHVHELELVEVVADQVAVALSHAAILEESMRARDLLMDQNVALDLARREAEMAIRARNDFLAVMNHEMRTPMNAIIALSSLLLETELTPEQRLMVETVLKSSNLLATLINDVLDLSKLEDGSFELDISAFNLHAVFKEVMSFVKPIAAIKKLSVSAMLSPDLPLSAIGDEKRLMQTILNVCGNAVKFTKEGHISLVASVVKSDALREFRSTDFHPVATDGHFYVKVQVKDTGCGISPQDVSHVFTKFAHTQSGGNQGYNGSGLGLAICKRFVSLMGGHIWLESDGAGKGCTATFVVKLGACDAYQQPAVPLVWPSHAGSDPSGPARREERGLSNLKPRYQRSI, encoded by the exons ATGGAGGGCTGTGACTGCATCGAGCCGTGCTGGCCGACCGACGAGCTCCTCATCAAGTACCAGTACATCTCGGACTTCTTCATAGCGCTCGCCTACTTCTCCATCCCGCTCGAGCTCATCTACTTCGTCAAGAAGTCGTCATTCTTCCCCTACCGATGGGTCCTCATCCAGTTCGGCGCCTTCATCGTCCTCTGTGGGGCCACCCACCTCATAAACCTCTGGACCTTCACCATGCACACCAAGACCGTCGCCATCGTCATGACTGTGGCCAAGGTCTCCACGGCCGTCGTGTCCTGCGCGACCGCCCTCATGCTCGTTCACATCATACCCGATTTGTTGAGCGTCAAGACAAGAGAGCTGTTTCTCAAGAAGAAGGCCGACGAGCTTGACAGGGAAATGGGACTGATACGCACGCAGGAGGAGACGGGGAGGCATGTCAGAATGCTCACCCATGAGATCAGGAGCACGCTTGACAGGCACACCATCTTGATGACTACTCTGGTTGAGCTAGGGAGGACGTTGGGTCTGGAGGAATGTGCCTTGTGGATGCCATCACGGAGCGGTTCGAGCCTTCAGCTAACTCATACTCTGCGCCACCCGATCCCGGGTGGCTCGTCTGTGCAGATCAATCTTCCTGTTGTCAACCAAGTTTTCAGTAGCAACCGGGCGATCATCGTGCCGCATACGTCTCCGTTGGCAAGGATCCGCCCTGTTCAAGGCCGGTATGTCCCACCGGAGGTGGCTGCTGTGAGAGTCCCCCTGCTGCACCTTTCAAACTTCCAGATAAATGACTGGCCCGAGCTTTCGGCGAAAAGCTACGCGATTATGGTTTTGATGCTCCCGTCTGATAGTGCGAGGAAATGGCATGTTCATGAACTGGAGCTTGTCGAGGTCGTCGCCGATCAG GTAGCTGTTGCCCTCTCTCATGCGGCTATTCTTGAAGAATCCATGCGGGCACGTGATCTACTGATGGATCAAAATGTGGCCCTAGATCTAGCTCGGCGAGAGGCTGAAATGGCAATACGTGCTCGCAATGACTTCCTAGCTGTGATGAATCATGAAATGCGAACCCCGATGAACGCGATAATAGCCCTTTCCTCCTTACTACTAGAAACTGAACTTACCCCTGAGCAGCGCCTAATGGTGGAAACAGTGTTGAAAAGCAGCAACCTTTTAGCGACGCTCATCAATGACGTCTTGGATCTTTCGAAACTCGAGGATGGGAGTTTCGAACTGGATATAAGTGCATTCAATCTCCATGCTGTTTTCAAAGAG GTGATGAGTTTCGTCAAGCCGATTGCAGCCATAAAAAAACTCTCTGTGTCGGCCATGTTATCCCCTGACCTGCCCCTATCTGCCATCGGTGATGAGAAGCGACTCATGCAAACTATTCTGAACGTCTGCGGCAATGCCGTTAAGTTTACCAAGGAGGGCCACATCTCGCTCGTAGCGTCAGTTGTGAAGTCTGACGCTCTAAGAGAGTTCAGAAGCACCGATTTCCATCCGGTCGCGACTGATGGCCATTTCTATGTAAAAGTTCAG GTTAAAGATACAGGGTGCGGCATCAGCCCCCAGGATGTATCCCATGTGTTCACAAAGTTTGCTCACACGCAGAGCGGCGGGAACCAGGGGTACAACGGCAGCGGCCTCGGGCTCGCCATTTGCAAGAG GTTTGTGAGCCTGATGGGTGGGCACATATGGCTGGAGAGCGACGGCGCGGGGAAGGGCTGCACGGCGACGTTCGTGGTGAAGCTGGGGGCCTGCGACGCGTACCAGCAGCCGGCGGTCCCTCTGGTGTGGCCGAGCCATGCCGGCTCCGACCCGTCTGGCCCGGCTCGCAGAGAAGAGAGAGGGCTGTCTAACCTGAAACCTAGGTACCAGAGGAGTATATGA